GATTGGTGATTTTCTTGTAGTAAAAAATGGAAAATGTTAAGATAAAACTGATGAATAAAGACAGAATAAAAGGGCTGAAACTGCTTGGTGAGAAGAAGATTAAATTTCCCCTTTCTCCCGAAGAGGCACAGCTTGAAGTATTTGATAATGCTTATCCCAAAAGGGATTATTGGATAGAGTTTGTTTGTCCGGAGTTCACATCTATATGCCCTGTAACAAGCCAGCCGGATTTTGGTAAAATAACCATCCAGTATGTTCCCGATAAAAAGTGTATAGAATCAAAATCTTTAAAGTTTTTTATGTTTTCGTTTCGTAACTGTGGCAGTTTTGCGGAAGATATTGTTAATAGAATATTGGAAAAAGTAGTTAAGGCAGCTAAACCGAGAAAAGCAAAGGTTGTAGGAGAATTTGTCGCAAGAGGCGGAATAGCTATAAAAATTGAAGCGGAATACCCTTGAAAAAGGAGCAAAGAAAGAATTTCCAATACCCAATTTCTAATTTCTATTGAATATCTAACTTATAAATTTCAAAATGATAGAATATGAGAAAATATTTGGGGACATTGGACATTTCATTAGGAATTGGATATTAGTAATTAGGAATTTATTTTATGATAAAAAGACCTGATTGGGACGAATATTTTTTGAATATTGCAAAAGCGGTTTCAAGGAGAGGCACTTGTATTAGGAGAAGATTCGGCGCAGTAATTGTAAAGGATAATGTTGCGCTGAGCAACGGGTATGTTGGATCTCCCAGGAATACCCCAAACTGTATAGATATAGGTTATTGTTTGAGAGATAAGTTAAACATTCCTTCCGGACTTCTCTATGAACTCTGCAGAAGCATCCACGCGGAAGAAAACTCTATTATAAATGCCGCTCGAAACGGAATATCTGTAGTTGGGGCAAAACTTTATTTGTTTGGAGAAGATATTGTAACCAGCAAGATATATCCTGTGCCTCCATGCTGGAGATGCAAAAAGGCTATAATTAACGCTGGAATAGTTGAAGTCTATGTTAAAGAAGAAAAAGGTATTAAGTTGTATAAAGTTAGCAAGTGGATAAAAGAAATGAAGAAAGACCCCGATTTTTACCTCAAAGACCAGTATCAGCGAATAAAGAAATTGTCTTAGAATTTTATTGATTACAGAGATTATAAACCACGAGATTACACAGATTAAAGGCGCATAAGCAAAGCGAATATCAAATTAAAATAACCCCTGAAATTTTTCTCCACAAAAACTTCAAGAAGCTATTGACAACACTACCTATTGGGCTATAATGTCCTTGTGAATACAACATATACTGTTCGTGAGAACATTAAAGTTTCCCCTTGCCTTATGGAACAGACGTGCAAATTGCCGATTAATAACGGTAGAAATACGGTGGATATACAATGGATATATATGGAAATACATAGTCGATGGACAATTTATTTCAACATATTTCTATTTATTTCTATTGTATTTCAAATGTGTGTTTTAATTTAATTATGAAGTGTCCTTATTGTAGTGATGTGGCAAATAAAGTGATTGATTCCCGTCTTGCTGGTAATTCTTTGTCTATAAGACGCAGGAGGAAATGTCTTAAATGCAGTAGGCGTTTTACAACCTATGAGAGAATCGAAAGTGTCCCTTTTATGGTTATTAAAAAAGACGGAAGAAGAGAACCATTCAAAAGAGAAAAATTATTGAGCGGACTAATTAGGTCGTGCGAAAAAAGGCCGGTTAGCATTGCGGATATCGAAAATTTGGTTGACGAAATAGAAAAGGAGGTGAAGGAAAAGTTTTACGATGAAGTCTCGTCGGGAAAAATAGGAGAAATGGTGATGCGCAGTTTGAGGAAAATGGATGATATCGCTTATGTAAGATTTGCGTCCGTTTATAGACAGTTCACCGACGTAGATGATTTTTTAAAAGAGGTTAAACAATTTTCTCACACCAAAAGAGGGGGGAAATAAGTATGGAGAAATTGATGGATAAACAACAAACTAAGCAGTCCACAATAGAAAAAGTGAGAAAAAGAGATGGGAGGATTGTTTCTTTCGACAAATCCAAGATTGCAGATGCAATATTTAGGGCTGCTGAATCTGTTGGTGGTGAAGACAGGTTTTTAGCCGACCAGTTGGCAGAAGTAGTAGAGTTCTATATTGGTAAAAAAGGCGTAGATGTTCCTGAGATAGAAGAGATTCAAGATGCAGTCGAAAAAGCCCTTATTGAGACAGGACATGCTAAAACAGCAAAAACATTCATACTTTATAGAGATTGGCGAAAAAGAGTAAGGAATACTATGAAAGTTAGTAAGCGGACAAAATCTGCTAATATTTCGTCCACGGATTTTGCTTTGATGGTATCAACCAGTCAAATGGCTGATATTCTTCCATGGGATAAGAAAAAAATCAGTGATGCACTAATAAAGGAATGCGATATTTCCCCTTCCATTGCAAGCTCAATTGCTTCAAGTGTTGAAGAGAAAATTATGCGCAGCGAACTTAAAAATATTTCGACTATTCTAATAAGAGAAATGGTTGACAATGAACTTTTAGTAAGAGGATACAGCAAGCATCTCAAACGGGAAAAACTGTTGGGGATGTCAATGTTCAATCTTGAAAACATAGTTTTTTCTAAATCCAATGAAAATTCTAATATTGCCGCTAATAATCCCGAAGCGGTAAATTTGGAAATTGCAGAAAATACTTTAAAGCAATATTCCTTGGAAAAACTTTTTTCTACTGAAGTTTCCCAAGCTCATTTAAAAGGCATTATCCATATTCATGATTTAGGTTATCCTATTAGAGTTTACTGCTCTTCTCATTCCATTGAATACATAAAAAAATACGGTCTTGAATTAAATAATCTTGACACTTCTTCTTTCCCTGCTTCTCATGCACGCACATTGACCGGACATTTGAACACTTTTCTTGCTTCCATGCAGGCTTATTATGCAGGCGCTTTGGGGGTTGGATACATAAATATTCTTTATGCTCCTTATCTTGTAGGCATGAGCGATAAACAGCTCAAACAAGAGGCGCAGTATTTAATATTTTCATGCTCACAGAATGCTTTTTCAAGAGGTGGACAGACATTATTTTTAGATTTTAATCTTCATACCGGTGTCCCGAGTTATCTTGCAGATGTTCCTGCTATTGGTCCGGGAGGCAAATATACAGGGAAAACATACAAAGACTACGAAAAAGAAACACAAAGATTTTGCAAAGCGTTGATGGATGTGTGGAGAGAAGGGGATTGCTATGGACACGTGTTTGCTTTTCCTAAGATGGATTTACATATAAATAAAGACACTTTCAGTGACCCGGCGCAAAATGAACTTTTTGAATATGCTTGTCAGGTTGCGTCCGAAAACGGCTCGCCTTATTTTGTTTTTGACAGAGACGAAGTAACTCTTTCCCAATGTTGTCGTTTAAGAACCGTAGTGGAAGACCAATATGTGATAAAACATCCCGAGAGTATGAGATTTTGCGGGTTCCAGAATGTCACGATTAATCTTCCGCAGGCTTCTTATCGCGCCGGAAAAGGCAATTTTGAAGGGCTGTTGGAAGAAATAGAAAAGGCAATAAAGCTGGCAATGAAAGCTCATATTCAGAAGAAGAAATTTATTTCAGAATTGATGTCTGAGTCATCTATGCCTTTATGGCAGATAGGCAAGACTGTGAAAGATAATAGGCCTTATGTAGATTTGGAAAAATCAACTTATATTATCGGACTAATTGGGCTTAACGAATGCGTTCAGCACTTGACGGGAAAAGAACTTCACGAAGATGACGAAGTGTATAAAGTAGGTCTTAAAATTATCGCGTGGATGAATTTAAAAGCCAAAGAGATGGGAAAGGAACATAACCTAAAGGTTGCTTTGGAAGAATCTCCGGCGGAATCGGCGGCAAGGCGACTTGCAAGAATTGATTTGCGAGAATTTCCTGTTTCAAAAGAAGTAATAAAGGGGGATATAGAGAAAGAGGAATACTATTATACAAATGCTATTCATTTCAGAGCTGACGCTCCGATTTCACTTGTGGAAAGAATAGAAAAACAAAGTCGTTTTCATCCCTTGATTGAGTCTGGGGCTATACTTCATGCTTTCGTAGGCGAACAAAAACCGTCAAAAGAAAGTGTTATGAATCTTATAGACAAAACGTTCCATAATACTCAAGCTGCCCAGATTGCTATTTCTCCCGAATTTACCATGTGTAATAATTGTCATCGTTCGACAAGGGGATTGAAAGATTCCTGCAGTTATTGCGAAAGTTCGGATGTATATGGAGTCACTCGTATCGTCGGCTATTTTTCTCGCGTAAATAATTGGAATAAATCTAAGATAGGAGAACTAAAAGATAGGAAAAAAGGCAATTACAGGATAGGATAAGAATTCCGTCTGCTTGCTCCGATGTTACGTCGGAGAGGGCAGGTCTCCGGGTACAGTTTTACAACGGGAATCGGAGGGTTGGAACAAAACTAATAAACCCCGAAGGAAATTCCGTCTTTTTGCTTGCGGGCAGGATTGTCGGGAGTCGTTGCAATTTGCTATGGGACGAGGCATTATTCCAACGGGGTAAACATACAAAGGAGAAACAAATGGATATCAAATTATTTTTACGAAACGATGGTTGTCCAAAATGTGAAGAATTAAAAAGTGAACTCGGAGAACATCTTCAAAAAATTCCTGTATTTTTTGTGGATACTTTGGATGGACTGACAGAAGCCGCATATAACAATGTTTTGACTACTCCCACATTGATTCACGAAGGAAATCATGTGATGGAATTGGAAGAAATAAAGAAAATAGTCGGCGAAGAAACAGACGACTAATTGTTTTTAATTTAATAAGATTTTGAAGTTTTCTGCCCCGTAATAATGTTTGTTATTATTACGGGGCTTACTTTTTTGTATTTTCAAGAAATTTGGAAGCAGACTGGAAATAAATCTCTTTGTCTGCGTCTTGAGGCAGGCGT
The bacterium DNA segment above includes these coding regions:
- the queF gene encoding NADPH-dependent 7-cyano-7-deazaguanine reductase QueF, producing the protein MNKDRIKGLKLLGEKKIKFPLSPEEAQLEVFDNAYPKRDYWIEFVCPEFTSICPVTSQPDFGKITIQYVPDKKCIESKSLKFFMFSFRNCGSFAEDIVNRILEKVVKAAKPRKAKVVGEFVARGGIAIKIEAEYP
- a CDS encoding cytidine/deoxycytidylate deaminase family protein; its protein translation is MIKRPDWDEYFLNIAKAVSRRGTCIRRRFGAVIVKDNVALSNGYVGSPRNTPNCIDIGYCLRDKLNIPSGLLYELCRSIHAEENSIINAARNGISVVGAKLYLFGEDIVTSKIYPVPPCWRCKKAIINAGIVEVYVKEEKGIKLYKVSKWIKEMKKDPDFYLKDQYQRIKKLS
- the nrdR gene encoding transcriptional repressor NrdR, whose amino-acid sequence is MKCPYCSDVANKVIDSRLAGNSLSIRRRRKCLKCSRRFTTYERIESVPFMVIKKDGRREPFKREKLLSGLIRSCEKRPVSIADIENLVDEIEKEVKEKFYDEVSSGKIGEMVMRSLRKMDDIAYVRFASVYRQFTDVDDFLKEVKQFSHTKRGGK
- the nrdD gene encoding anaerobic ribonucleoside-triphosphate reductase → MDKQQTKQSTIEKVRKRDGRIVSFDKSKIADAIFRAAESVGGEDRFLADQLAEVVEFYIGKKGVDVPEIEEIQDAVEKALIETGHAKTAKTFILYRDWRKRVRNTMKVSKRTKSANISSTDFALMVSTSQMADILPWDKKKISDALIKECDISPSIASSIASSVEEKIMRSELKNISTILIREMVDNELLVRGYSKHLKREKLLGMSMFNLENIVFSKSNENSNIAANNPEAVNLEIAENTLKQYSLEKLFSTEVSQAHLKGIIHIHDLGYPIRVYCSSHSIEYIKKYGLELNNLDTSSFPASHARTLTGHLNTFLASMQAYYAGALGVGYINILYAPYLVGMSDKQLKQEAQYLIFSCSQNAFSRGGQTLFLDFNLHTGVPSYLADVPAIGPGGKYTGKTYKDYEKETQRFCKALMDVWREGDCYGHVFAFPKMDLHINKDTFSDPAQNELFEYACQVASENGSPYFVFDRDEVTLSQCCRLRTVVEDQYVIKHPESMRFCGFQNVTINLPQASYRAGKGNFEGLLEEIEKAIKLAMKAHIQKKKFISELMSESSMPLWQIGKTVKDNRPYVDLEKSTYIIGLIGLNECVQHLTGKELHEDDEVYKVGLKIIAWMNLKAKEMGKEHNLKVALEESPAESAARRLARIDLREFPVSKEVIKGDIEKEEYYYTNAIHFRADAPISLVERIEKQSRFHPLIESGAILHAFVGEQKPSKESVMNLIDKTFHNTQAAQIAISPEFTMCNNCHRSTRGLKDSCSYCESSDVYGVTRIVGYFSRVNNWNKSKIGELKDRKKGNYRIG